In the genome of Microaerobacter geothermalis, the window TGGGGATAATCTGGATATTCCAGCTTTTTTAAGGAATAGAAACAAGAAGAAATAAGATTTTAAAATACTATAGATTTTAATACCTAAGGGGTATTTCCAATGAAGGAAATGCCCCTTTTAATTTCCGTTCTTTAGCCCCTCCGCTAAGCACGAACTCGAAGACTGCCCTTAGTAAATCTTAAATTTTTCCCATAACTTCCTATTCTAGTTGACGGAATTCGACGAAAAAAATTACGGCTTGTCGGCAAGTTTAGACAGACTTTGAAATATCATTATACTATACTGGTTTCACGATGAATTCACCTGAGGATGGTGAGAAGTTCTGGTTTATCTGGATCTTGTCTTATTATTAAATTTCTTTGTTGATTTTCTGTTATTGTGGATGACCGGACATATACGTCACATTTCGGTAAAAAAGTGGCGATTGGCTATTGCATCATTGATTGGGACAGCCTATACGTTCACTTTCTTTGTTTCCTCTATAGGTTGGATGTATCATCCGTGGATGAAATTTTTGATTTCTATTCTTCTTGTATGGTCAGCCTTTGGATATCGCAGCTTTTTAAATCTATTCAAAAATTTAAGCTTATTTTATTTTCTCACCTTTGTTATCGGAGGAGGGATTTATGGGATATATTTCTTTTTGCAGTCAAGGAATGAACTGATTGTAGGGATGATGACTGCATCTCGGAGCAATTACGGTGACCCGGTCTCCTGGGCATTCGTATTGACAGGAATTCCTCTCATGTATTGGTTTTCCAAAAGGAATCTTGAGGCCGTGGAAAGTTATAAGACACGAGGTCAAGATTTGGTAAAATTGGATATTTATCTGGGAAGCCCTTTAAAAAGCGGCCCCATCACTTGTAAGGGATTAGTTGATACAGGAAATCAATTATTTGAACCGATCACAAGGATTCCAATCATTGTGGTGGAAGCGAGTCAGTTTCATTCAAGGATTCCTGAATCCATGGTCCATTTATCAAACGAGGAGATTCTCATCCATGAGGTTGATCGTTCGTTGGCAAATCTCTCAGATGAATGGCTAACTAAAGTGAGGGTAATCCCATTCCATGGGGTAGGAAAAAGTCAAATGCAATTTCTGATTGCCTTCAGACCTGAACGGATTGTCATACACAGCCAGCAGGGAATCTTTGAAACCGAAAGAGTTCTTGTGGGCCTTCAGGGGAAAAAATTAACCAAGGATGACAGTTATCAAGCCATCATCCACCCTCATCTGCTGATGTTAAAAAATAAAGTAAATCAAATAGAAGGAGGTATTGCATGATGACCAAACTGCGTCTAACCATCCATTTAATCTGGTACCGGCTGCTCTTTTATTTTGGGAAAAAAGCCGAAGAAATATACTATATTGGAGGGAATGAAGCGTTGCCCCCTCCTTTATCCAGGGAAGAAGAGGAACATTTGTTGGAAAGACTGCCCTCCGGTGATGCGGCTGTCAGGGCAATGCTGATCGAGA includes:
- the spoIIGA gene encoding sigma-E processing peptidase SpoIIGA; translated protein: MDLVLLLNFFVDFLLLWMTGHIRHISVKKWRLAIASLIGTAYTFTFFVSSIGWMYHPWMKFLISILLVWSAFGYRSFLNLFKNLSLFYFLTFVIGGGIYGIYFFLQSRNELIVGMMTASRSNYGDPVSWAFVLTGIPLMYWFSKRNLEAVESYKTRGQDLVKLDIYLGSPLKSGPITCKGLVDTGNQLFEPITRIPIIVVEASQFHSRIPESMVHLSNEEILIHEVDRSLANLSDEWLTKVRVIPFHGVGKSQMQFLIAFRPERIVIHSQQGIFETERVLVGLQGKKLTKDDSYQAIIHPHLLMLKNKVNQIEGGIA